The Paracholeplasma brassicae genome includes the window TAACGAGATCAAAGCGTATGATCCAAAGGGGTATGTTTATATGGCGAAATCAAGAAAAGTGAGTTATGAAGAAAAGTTAGATATAGTGAAATGGACGATTGAACATAACTTTGAATATAAACTCGCAGCGGAGAAGTTTGAGACAGCCTACTCACAAGTGTATAACTGGGTCAGAAAATACAACGTAGAAGGTGAAGCTGGTTTAAAGGACGAACGAGGCAAGAGAAAGCCTGTAGAGAATCTAAGTGAAATTGAGAAACTAAAACGTGAAGTTGAGCTTCTAAGACGGAAGAATGAACGTCTGGAGATGGAGGCTGAAGTCATAAAAAAATTCCAGGAGATCGAAAGGAGGGATATTTTAGCAAGATCCGCCAAGAAGCCAAATACAAAACGATAAAAGGGCTTCATGAGGCAAAAAACTATCCTATTTTGGTGTTATGTGAAATCCTTTTGATTGTTCGTAGCAGCTATTATAAGTGGTTAAAACATGAAGAAACAAATGAAGAAAAGATTAATCATGAGTTATCTCAATTGATTCTTGAATATCATGATGAGTTTAAAGGTATCTTAGGCTATAGACGGATGACTTTATGGATTAATAAGCGGAATCAAACGAACTATAATGTAAAACGCATCAGACGATTGATGAAGAAATTAGGTGTATCGTCGGTTATCCGTAGAGTGCGTAAGGGGTATATTAAAGTAAGACCAGAGATCACAGCAGAGAATGTCTTAAACAGACAATTTGAGGCTAATAATCCCAATGAGAAATGGTTAACAGACGTTACCGAGTTCAAGGTGATTGGATCGAATACTAAGTTATACTTAAGTGCCATCATCGATCTGTGTGATACCAGTATTATCAGTTACAAAATGGGTATATCGAATAATAACCAACTGGTAAATGAAACCTTCGAGAAAGCATTCCAACTTAATCCGGAAGCCAAACCGATGGTACACAGTGACCGCGGGTATCAATATACGAATAAAGTGTTTCAAAAGAAGCTCACTTCTAGAAGCATGACAGTCAGTATGTCTAGAGTTGGTAGGTGTATTGATAATGGACCGATGGAGAGTTTTTGGGGTACACTTAAATCAGAAATGTACTATTTAACCCAGTTTCACGACATCAATCAACTCAAAGTAGCGATTGATCAATACATCCAGTTTTATAATAAACAAAGGTACCAAGAAAAACTAAAAGGCTTAACTCCGATGGAATTTCGGAATCAAGCCTTAAAAATTGAATCAGTTATTTAATTATTTCCACTGTCTACTTGACAGGGGGCGGTTCATTTTTGGTGGCTTTTATCATTTATTTGTTCACTAATTTAACAATTAAGTAAACGAGACCTGCGGGCCAAAATATCACAAGTAAAGCAATCAATAAACACACATTGATGTCTGACTGTCCACTTCTTGACCCCTCACTTCTTTCGTTATTGCTGCTTGTCGAATTTTGACTTACGATGTCTTGATAAGTTGTCTTTAATGGATTCGATGCGGTTTGACTTGACGCACCATTTTTTTTATGTAGTGGGTTAACCGATCCACAGTAAGGACACTTTTCTGAATCATCGTAATAAACGTTCCCACAAGATTTGCATTCAACTGACTGTATCATGATTTAGGAATCCTTCCTTTTCGCACTAACAAACTTACCATTTTGGTCGTTATAATCGTTAATGTCTTCAACTTTAATTTTATTTGATTCTAATGTCGGTAATACTTCTTGAACTTTATCATTTAGTAAGTCACTTGAAAATAATACTGCTAAATACGCAATGATTGAAACAAATGCGATGATAACCGCCCACATATACTGTGGTTTTTCCCCACGGACTAACAGACGA containing:
- a CDS encoding IS3 family transposase codes for the protein MLCEILLIVRSSYYKWLKHEETNEEKINHELSQLILEYHDEFKGILGYRRMTLWINKRNQTNYNVKRIRRLMKKLGVSSVIRRVRKGYIKVRPEITAENVLNRQFEANNPNEKWLTDVTEFKVIGSNTKLYLSAIIDLCDTSIISYKMGISNNNQLVNETFEKAFQLNPEAKPMVHSDRGYQYTNKVFQKKLTSRSMTVSMSRVGRCIDNGPMESFWGTLKSEMYYLTQFHDINQLKVAIDQYIQFYNKQRYQEKLKGLTPMEFRNQALKIESVI
- a CDS encoding helix-turn-helix domain-containing protein, with product MSRTPRFSKETKIKAIKAYQTGIKSMLEIACELGCDVSSVKQWVRNYESMGSMAFEDKPRNQSYMKSFKLEVIKAYHDGKGSYAELAKQYQITSDSMIKSWVSKYNRHNEIKAYDPKGYVYMAKSRKVSYEEKLDIVKWTIEHNFEYKLAAEKFETAYSQVYNWVRKYNVEGEAGLKDERGKRKPVENLSEIEKLKREVELLRRKNERLEMEAEVIKKFQEIERRDILARSAKKPNTKR